A genomic region of Klebsiella sp. RIT-PI-d contains the following coding sequences:
- a CDS encoding non-heme ferritin-like protein → MTASAMVQQLNAQMNLEYTASNRYLRLSEWCAKRHLTGTAIFLRSQAQINVTRMMRIFDFMKKAGANPVVAPPPLIEVPCANLDDLFSQTINDFQHRSETLAQLLCEVRALNDDTTLAFLVQIESEREEHGLLLRTISEEVRNAAHAGLKMEQTDGHLLNVVNFQQR, encoded by the coding sequence ATGACTGCTTCAGCAATGGTTCAACAACTCAACGCCCAGATGAATCTCGAATATACCGCGTCGAATCGCTACCTGCGCCTGAGTGAGTGGTGTGCAAAACGTCATCTGACCGGCACCGCCATTTTCCTGCGCTCGCAGGCGCAGATCAACGTGACCCGCATGATGCGCATTTTCGATTTTATGAAAAAGGCGGGCGCAAATCCGGTCGTCGCTCCCCCGCCATTGATTGAAGTGCCGTGTGCTAATCTCGACGATCTGTTCTCCCAGACGATCAACGATTTTCAGCATCGTAGTGAAACGCTGGCACAATTACTCTGCGAGGTCCGGGCGCTTAATGATGACACTACGCTGGCCTTTTTAGTCCAGATTGAAAGCGAACGTGAAGAACACGGTTTGTTGCTGCGTACTATATCTGAGGAGGTGCGCAATGCCGCGCATGCGGGCCTGAAAATGGAGCAGACGGACGGTCATTTATTAAACGTGGTTAATTTTCAGCAGCGCTGA
- a CDS encoding anaerobic C4-dicarboxylate transporter: MITLEFIVIILCLLVGTRFGGMGLGLISGIGLFILTFVFGLQPGKPPVDVMLTILAVIGCAATLQTAGGLNVMMQFAERLLRKHPQHITLLAPFTTWSLTFLCGTGHVVYTMFPIIADIALKKGIRPERPMAVASIASQMAITASPVSVAVVSLVSIIGAHHGVGQAWGILQILAISVPASLFGVAIAALWSLRRGKNLEDDEEFQKKLKDPKQREFIYGSSDTLMDQQFAPQAYWSTWIFFTGILVVVVLGAIPGLRPSFDLKGTLTPLSMNLTIQMMMLIAGAIMLMVCNVNATTISNGAVFKAGMVAIFSVFGVAWMSDTFFQAHLTELKMALEGVVKTHPWTYAIVLFLVSKLVNSQAAALTAVAPMGLMLGVEPKMLVAFFPASYGYFVLPTYPSDLACIGFDRSGTTRIGKFIINHSFILPGLIGVSCACAASYLLVQTFF; the protein is encoded by the coding sequence ATGATTACCCTTGAGTTCATAGTCATTATTCTTTGCCTGCTGGTCGGCACGCGTTTTGGTGGGATGGGACTGGGTTTAATTAGCGGGATTGGCCTTTTTATCCTGACATTTGTTTTTGGCCTGCAGCCGGGTAAACCGCCGGTTGACGTTATGCTGACCATCCTTGCGGTGATCGGCTGCGCCGCCACGCTGCAAACGGCGGGTGGGCTTAACGTCATGATGCAATTTGCGGAGCGTTTGCTGCGTAAACATCCCCAGCATATTACTCTGCTGGCCCCCTTCACCACCTGGTCGCTGACGTTTTTATGCGGCACTGGACACGTGGTTTACACCATGTTTCCCATTATTGCGGACATCGCGTTAAAAAAGGGGATTCGTCCTGAGCGCCCAATGGCGGTAGCATCAATTGCATCGCAAATGGCCATTACCGCTTCGCCGGTCTCGGTAGCGGTGGTTTCCCTGGTGTCTATCATTGGCGCGCATCACGGTGTAGGTCAGGCATGGGGCATTCTGCAAATCCTCGCTATCTCAGTACCCGCTTCGCTGTTTGGCGTGGCGATTGCTGCCCTGTGGAGCCTTCGTCGCGGTAAAAACCTTGAAGATGATGAAGAATTCCAGAAGAAGCTGAAAGATCCGAAGCAACGCGAGTTTATTTACGGCAGTAGCGATACCCTGATGGATCAGCAGTTCGCCCCCCAGGCATACTGGTCTACCTGGATTTTTTTCACCGGCATTCTTGTCGTCGTGGTTCTGGGCGCGATCCCCGGCCTGCGTCCGTCATTTGACCTGAAAGGAACGCTGACCCCGCTGTCAATGAACCTGACTATCCAGATGATGATGCTGATCGCCGGGGCCATTATGCTGATGGTGTGCAACGTAAATGCCACCACCATTTCCAACGGCGCGGTGTTTAAGGCAGGGATGGTAGCGATTTTCTCGGTCTTTGGCGTGGCGTGGATGAGCGACACTTTCTTCCAGGCTCACCTGACGGAGTTAAAAATGGCGCTTGAGGGAGTCGTTAAGACGCATCCGTGGACCTATGCGATTGTGCTTTTTCTGGTATCAAAACTGGTGAACAGTCAGGCGGCTGCGCTAACCGCGGTGGCTCCGATGGGGCTAATGCTGGGCGTAGAGCCGAAAATGCTGGTTGCTTTCTTCCCGGCATCTTACGGCTACTTTGTGCTACCCACCTACCCAAGCGATCTCGCCTGTATTGGATTTGACCGCTCGGGTACGACGCGAATTGGTAAATTCATCATCAACCACAGCTTTATTCTGCCGGGATTAATCGGCGTCAGCTGTGCCTGTGCCGCAAGCTATCTGCTGGTGCAGACTTTCTTCTGA
- a CDS encoding DUF2766 family protein, with the protein MSNNLSADQELVSDIVACQLVIKQILDVIEIIAPAEVREKMSAQLKAIDFTSHPAAADPVTLRGIQKAIALIEMKFTPQDEAH; encoded by the coding sequence ATGTCCAATAATCTGAGTGCCGACCAGGAACTGGTCTCTGATATCGTAGCCTGCCAGCTGGTCATTAAACAAATTCTTGATGTCATCGAAATTATCGCTCCGGCAGAGGTGCGTGAAAAGATGTCCGCCCAGCTAAAAGCGATTGATTTCACCAGCCACCCTGCCGCCGCCGATCCGGTGACGTTGCGGGGTATTCAAAAAGCCATCGCGCTGATTGAGATGAAATTTACGCCGCAGGATGAAGCACATTGA
- the azuC gene encoding stress response protein AzuC has translation MKFRKILKSMFENYCKTFKDVPPGAMF, from the coding sequence ATGAAATTTCGCAAAATTCTGAAAAGCATGTTTGAAAACTACTGCAAAACCTTCAAAGACGTACCGCCTGGCGCTATGTTCTGA
- a CDS encoding MFS transporter — MSGSLTDREKRGLSPAALLVAGAFFMEFLDGTVIATALPDMGKSFGVDAVDLNIGISAYLITLAVLIPASGWIADRFGARKVFTVALAIFTLASVLCGLATSVESFVAMRIFQGAGGALMVPVGRLAVLRTTPKHQLITAIATLTWPALVAPIIGPPLGGFITSYADWRWIFFINLPIGLLAIFLSLRIIPDIRDDERRPFDMPGFLATSIAMVSLVYAMEALGAEHIQTEIIIALLVPGALASFYALRHFRRAAWPMIRLDALQIPTFRVTMYGGSLFRSSISTVPFLLPLLFQVGFGMDPFHAGSLVLAVFVGNLTIKPATTPLIRWLGFRRLLLLNGILNVLALLACAFLTPDTPIWLVLLILYLGGVFRSIQFTGISTLAFADVPSSQMSYANTLFSTATQLAVGLGITLGAIGIRLGERVSDWLALSAVPGISFRLAFVFIALICLAGMVDTLRLTREAGSSVSKKGN; from the coding sequence ATGAGTGGATCTCTTACCGACAGGGAAAAACGTGGCTTATCCCCCGCTGCGCTGCTGGTGGCTGGCGCATTTTTTATGGAGTTCCTTGATGGCACGGTAATCGCAACCGCCCTGCCTGATATGGGGAAATCATTCGGCGTAGACGCGGTTGATCTGAATATTGGTATCAGCGCCTATCTTATCACCCTGGCCGTATTGATCCCCGCCAGCGGCTGGATTGCCGATCGCTTTGGCGCACGCAAGGTGTTCACTGTGGCGCTGGCTATCTTCACGCTGGCATCGGTATTATGTGGACTGGCGACCAGCGTAGAGAGCTTTGTCGCCATGCGCATTTTTCAGGGCGCAGGCGGGGCGCTAATGGTGCCGGTCGGTCGCCTGGCAGTGCTGCGCACCACCCCAAAACACCAGTTAATCACCGCTATCGCCACCCTGACCTGGCCTGCGCTGGTTGCGCCGATTATTGGCCCGCCGCTGGGAGGCTTTATCACCAGCTATGCGGACTGGCGCTGGATCTTCTTTATTAATCTGCCAATTGGCCTGCTCGCCATTTTCCTTTCGCTGCGGATTATTCCTGACATTCGCGATGATGAACGACGGCCTTTCGATATGCCGGGCTTTCTCGCCACCTCAATTGCGATGGTCAGCCTTGTTTACGCTATGGAGGCGCTGGGTGCAGAACATATTCAGACCGAAATCATCATTGCCCTGTTGGTACCAGGCGCGCTAGCGTCTTTTTATGCGCTGCGCCATTTTCGGCGTGCCGCATGGCCGATGATCCGCCTCGATGCGTTGCAGATCCCGACCTTTCGCGTCACGATGTATGGCGGCTCGCTTTTTCGCTCTTCTATCAGCACCGTTCCTTTTCTATTACCGCTGCTTTTCCAGGTCGGATTTGGCATGGACCCCTTTCATGCCGGGTCGCTGGTGCTGGCCGTGTTTGTCGGCAACCTGACAATAAAACCGGCAACCACGCCGCTGATCCGCTGGCTCGGGTTTCGTCGTCTGCTGCTGCTTAACGGCATACTGAATGTGCTGGCTTTGCTTGCCTGCGCCTTTTTAACCCCAGATACCCCCATCTGGTTGGTTCTGCTAATCCTGTATCTTGGCGGCGTTTTCCGTTCGATACAGTTTACCGGCATCAGCACGCTGGCTTTTGCTGATGTGCCCTCCAGCCAGATGAGCTATGCAAATACGCTTTTTAGTACCGCCACGCAGCTGGCTGTAGGGCTGGGCATCACGCTCGGCGCGATTGGTATTCGCCTGGGTGAACGCGTCAGCGACTGGCTGGCGCTCTCGGCAGTGCCGGGTATCAGTTTCCGGCTGGCATTTGTCTTTATCGCTCTGATTTGTCTGGCAGGCATGGTTGATACGTTGAGGCTAACGCGTGAGGCGGGGAGTTCGGTTTCGAAGAAAGGAAATTAA
- a CDS encoding RpiB/LacA/LacB family sugar-phosphate isomerase, with translation MKIALMMENSQASKNAVILNELNAVADEKNFPVYNVGMSDENDHHLTYIHLGIMASILLNAKAVDFVVTGCGTGQGALMSLNIHPGVVCGYCIDPADAFLFAQINNGNALALPFAKGFGWGAELNVRFIFEKAFTGRTGEGYPPERKEPQVRNAGILNQVKAAVVKENYLDTLRAIDPELVKTAVSGPRFQQCFFENCQNKEIEAFVRGIIG, from the coding sequence ATGAAAATTGCACTGATGATGGAAAACAGCCAGGCGAGCAAAAACGCCGTCATCCTCAATGAATTAAACGCTGTTGCCGACGAGAAAAATTTCCCGGTTTATAACGTCGGAATGAGCGATGAGAACGACCATCATCTGACCTATATCCATCTGGGCATCATGGCCAGTATCCTGCTTAATGCAAAAGCCGTTGATTTCGTGGTTACCGGTTGTGGCACCGGGCAGGGCGCGCTGATGTCCCTGAATATTCATCCGGGTGTGGTTTGCGGTTACTGTATCGATCCTGCTGATGCGTTCCTGTTCGCACAAATCAACAACGGTAACGCGCTGGCGCTGCCTTTCGCCAAAGGTTTTGGCTGGGGTGCTGAACTGAACGTACGCTTTATTTTCGAAAAAGCGTTTACCGGGCGTACCGGAGAAGGCTATCCGCCGGAGCGTAAAGAGCCGCAGGTCCGTAACGCAGGCATTCTGAACCAGGTCAAAGCTGCCGTGGTGAAAGAAAATTATCTGGATACTCTGCGCGCTATCGATCCGGAACTGGTTAAAACGGCGGTTTCCGGCCCACGTTTCCAGCAGTGCTTCTTTGAAAACTGCCAGAACAAAGAGATTGAAGCGTTCGTACGCGGGATTATTGGTTAA
- a CDS encoding HD domain-containing phosphohydrolase — MDQHSPPLRHILFPGTWLFLALLCIGPLFAAVPTPPAAAQEIIPVWIYDAPSYEFWRDSQGNYRGFYPQLIQAINDKYHYQLQIRPVGGNQISQDFNHDRYGLYAGVIRTEARARTKILSARLFDNEVLAASLSRTVTSANELNQTRVVFRRNDATWDQVHIRYPDLHFSQLQFVTTSEDAFRLLSENKADFYINDATEMDDTLRYYTISRPFPDLRIAAVLAFSPELRGLRNNINQLISEWQRNGKLKQLEDQTRRDFLLSRIVLSADEKQWLAKNKLTVWLPKSENFAPLIWKDAQGYHGSVVDMINDIRDLLHVEVDVHYVDNYVQHMQQQQWPIRLVNLFNANDNRQSDGMIGPVMAWHNVYYNRIGQPFLWDEEQIRHQRVGVLRGSFSALYLRQRFGNEIFIVNAASVEELLDAIENHRIDYILGDLSSLELSLRGNELFRGVLKVAGLTRNNYEIGPWVDPVHPMQHLLAQIHRISSFRSQIERHVEPALMPELTKNTFKMISIVLLITALFSLCLLIMMWRQMKQNRAVNRSIVEAMEKVNRAHDDETGSHIHRVAQYCALMARELKLPKRTVREIGHFASLHDVGKIAVPERILRKQGPLSTEEFSEMKLHTLKGWRIIQGLALGPVAENIIHFHHEKWDGSGYPEGLRGEQIPIEARILALADVYDALRQKRVYKPGYSHERACEMIFQGAGHHFDPQLVALFRQQHTRFQAIFDSQAD; from the coding sequence GTGGATCAGCACAGCCCGCCTTTGCGACATATTCTGTTTCCCGGAACCTGGTTATTTCTGGCGCTGCTGTGCATCGGGCCGCTTTTTGCAGCCGTTCCGACTCCGCCCGCCGCCGCACAGGAGATCATCCCAGTGTGGATTTATGATGCTCCAAGCTACGAGTTTTGGCGCGATAGTCAGGGCAATTACCGTGGGTTTTATCCGCAACTTATTCAGGCTATCAATGATAAATATCATTACCAGCTGCAAATTCGTCCTGTCGGCGGGAATCAAATCAGTCAGGATTTTAATCACGACCGTTACGGTCTGTATGCCGGAGTGATCCGCACTGAAGCCCGGGCGCGCACTAAAATTCTGTCTGCCCGCCTGTTTGACAACGAAGTGCTGGCTGCCAGCCTGAGTCGTACCGTGACATCTGCCAACGAGCTGAACCAGACGAGAGTGGTGTTTCGCCGCAACGACGCTACCTGGGATCAGGTCCATATTCGCTATCCCGATCTGCATTTTAGCCAGCTGCAGTTTGTTACCACCAGCGAAGACGCGTTTCGCCTGCTGAGTGAGAATAAGGCCGATTTTTATATTAATGACGCCACTGAAATGGACGATACGCTACGTTATTACACCATCTCGCGTCCCTTCCCGGATTTACGTATTGCTGCAGTACTGGCATTCAGTCCTGAACTGCGCGGTCTGCGCAATAATATCAATCAGCTTATCAGTGAATGGCAACGTAACGGGAAACTTAAACAGCTCGAAGATCAAACGCGGCGCGATTTTTTACTCAGTCGAATCGTACTCAGTGCTGACGAAAAGCAGTGGCTTGCAAAAAATAAACTGACCGTCTGGCTGCCGAAAAGTGAAAATTTTGCGCCTTTAATCTGGAAAGATGCGCAGGGATATCATGGCTCAGTGGTTGACATGATCAACGATATACGCGATTTACTGCACGTTGAGGTCGATGTTCACTACGTTGATAATTACGTCCAGCACATGCAGCAGCAGCAGTGGCCGATTCGCCTGGTCAATTTGTTTAACGCGAATGACAATCGTCAGTCTGACGGTATGATCGGCCCGGTGATGGCCTGGCATAATGTCTATTACAACCGTATCGGGCAGCCCTTCTTATGGGATGAAGAACAGATTCGTCACCAGCGTGTGGGGGTGTTGCGCGGCTCATTCTCGGCACTCTATCTCAGACAGCGCTTTGGTAATGAAATTTTTATTGTTAATGCGGCTTCCGTCGAAGAGTTACTGGATGCCATAGAAAATCACCGAATAGATTATATCCTTGGCGACCTCAGCTCGCTGGAGCTTTCACTGCGCGGTAATGAACTTTTTCGCGGCGTGCTTAAAGTGGCCGGTCTGACACGTAATAACTATGAGATTGGACCGTGGGTCGATCCTGTTCATCCCATGCAGCATTTACTGGCGCAGATCCACCGTATCTCCAGTTTTCGCAGTCAGATTGAACGGCATGTAGAGCCAGCCCTGATGCCGGAACTGACGAAAAACACCTTCAAAATGATCAGTATCGTACTGTTAATTACTGCGCTATTCAGCCTGTGTCTGCTTATTATGATGTGGCGGCAGATGAAACAAAACCGGGCGGTTAACCGCAGTATTGTGGAGGCGATGGAAAAGGTCAATCGTGCTCATGATGATGAAACCGGCAGCCATATTCATCGTGTTGCGCAGTATTGCGCCCTGATGGCGCGGGAGTTGAAGTTACCAAAGCGGACAGTACGTGAAATCGGCCATTTTGCCTCCCTGCACGACGTCGGGAAAATCGCCGTCCCGGAACGGATTCTGCGTAAGCAAGGACCGCTCTCAACGGAAGAGTTTAGCGAAATGAAACTGCATACGCTGAAAGGCTGGCGCATTATTCAGGGACTGGCCCTGGGGCCAGTTGCTGAAAACATCATCCATTTCCACCATGAGAAGTGGGACGGCAGCGGCTATCCCGAAGGTCTTCGCGGCGAACAAATCCCCATTGAGGCACGTATTCTGGCACTGGCGGATGTTTATGATGCGCTGCGGCAAAAACGCGTTTATAAGCCGGGCTACTCTCACGAACGCGCGTGCGAAATGATATTTCAGGGTGCCGGTCATCATTTCGACCCACAACTGGTCGCCTTATTTCGTCAACAGCATACCCGCTTCCAGGCAATTTTTGATAGTCAGGCCGATTGA
- the yecR gene encoding YecR family lipoprotein has protein sequence MNKAVFIFSLLTLAGCSVNRQADVSAVDTTTGIVRLTYGQAMLQSATTDLYLAQGTATRQCQQAGYATAVAYGQPITTCTITSGSLCLNEKVTLQYLCRGVAITQNSVVSYW, from the coding sequence ATGAATAAAGCCGTCTTTATCTTTTCCCTGCTGACGCTTGCGGGCTGTTCGGTAAACCGACAGGCTGACGTCAGCGCCGTTGATACGACTACCGGCATTGTGCGTTTAACCTACGGACAGGCCATGCTTCAGTCCGCGACCACCGATCTCTATCTTGCTCAGGGAACGGCAACGCGCCAGTGCCAGCAGGCCGGATACGCTACGGCTGTTGCTTATGGCCAGCCCATTACGACCTGTACCATTACCAGCGGTTCGTTGTGCCTGAATGAAAAAGTCACGTTGCAGTACCTCTGCCGGGGTGTCGCCATCACGCAAAATTCCGTTGTCAGCTACTGGTAA
- the ftnA gene encoding non-heme ferritin: MLKADMIEKLNEQMNLELYSSLLYQQMSAWCSYHSFEGAAAFLRRHAQEEMGHMQRLFDYLADTGSLPHINNIASPYAEYESLDHLFHATYEHEQLISSRINELAHAAMTSQDYPTFNFLQWYVAEQHEEEKLFKSVIDKLSLAGKSGEGLYIIDKELSTLDAQN, from the coding sequence ATGCTTAAAGCCGATATGATCGAAAAACTAAATGAACAAATGAACCTTGAGCTTTATTCTTCTCTGCTTTATCAGCAGATGAGCGCGTGGTGCAGCTACCACAGCTTCGAAGGTGCGGCCGCATTCCTGCGTCGCCATGCACAAGAAGAAATGGGCCATATGCAGCGGTTATTTGACTATCTTGCCGACACCGGCAGCCTGCCGCACATTAATAATATTGCCTCTCCTTATGCTGAATATGAATCGCTGGATCATCTGTTCCATGCCACATATGAACATGAACAGCTTATCAGCAGCAGGATTAACGAACTCGCCCATGCGGCAATGACCAGCCAGGATTACCCTACATTCAATTTCCTGCAATGGTATGTTGCTGAGCAGCATGAAGAAGAAAAACTGTTTAAATCGGTAATCGATAAATTATCGCTGGCGGGCAAAAGCGGTGAAGGTCTTTATATTATTGATAAAGAACTCTCCACCCTTGATGCACAAAACTAA
- a CDS encoding YecH family metal-binding protein, translating to MPSVHGHDVLNMMIESGERYSAGSLEAAIITRFGETTRFHTCSAKNLTAGELVAFLQQKGKFIALPEGFTTNESKMCRH from the coding sequence ATGCCATCAGTCCACGGTCACGACGTACTCAATATGATGATTGAGTCTGGCGAGCGCTACAGTGCGGGGAGTCTTGAAGCCGCAATCATTACCCGTTTTGGAGAAACTACACGGTTTCATACCTGCTCGGCCAAGAATTTGACGGCCGGTGAGCTGGTAGCTTTTTTACAGCAAAAAGGCAAATTTATTGCGCTGCCGGAAGGATTTACTACCAACGAAAGTAAAATGTGCCGTCATTAA
- the tyrP gene encoding tyrosine transporter TyrP, translating to MRNRALGSILIVAGTTIGAGMLAMPLAAAGTGFPVTLVLLFGLWVLMCYTALLLLEVYQHVPADTGLGSLAQRYLGRYGQWLTGFSMLFLMYALTAAYISGAGELLASSLSGWFDISLPPAAGVLLFTLVGGAVVCIGTSLVDLFNRFLFAAKTLFLLIMLALLLPHIHKVNLLTLPLEKGLALSAIPVIFTSFGFHGSVPSIISYMSGDVKKLRRIFMIGSFIPLVAYIFWQLVTLGSIGSSAFAALLAQHAGLNGLLQAIRDVVASPHVELAVHLFADLALATSFLGVALGLFDYLADLFQRTNTPAGRLQTGLLTFLPPLAFALFYPRGFVMALGYAGVALAVLALIIPSLLTMQSRKHNPQQGYRVAGGQPVLWLVFSCGVAVIAVQFSIVAGWLTAVS from the coding sequence GTGAGAAACCGCGCGCTGGGTAGTATTTTAATTGTTGCAGGTACCACGATAGGGGCCGGAATGCTGGCGATGCCGCTGGCGGCCGCAGGTACCGGCTTTCCTGTAACACTGGTGTTACTCTTCGGGCTATGGGTGCTGATGTGTTACACCGCCTTATTGTTGCTTGAAGTCTATCAGCATGTTCCGGCCGATACGGGCCTCGGATCGCTGGCACAACGCTACCTCGGACGCTACGGTCAGTGGCTTACCGGTTTTAGTATGCTGTTTTTGATGTATGCGCTAACGGCAGCCTATATAAGCGGAGCCGGTGAATTACTGGCGTCCAGTCTCAGCGGCTGGTTTGATATTTCTCTTCCGCCGGCAGCGGGTGTATTGCTGTTCACGCTGGTTGGTGGCGCAGTAGTGTGTATCGGCACTTCACTGGTCGATCTTTTTAACCGCTTTCTGTTTGCTGCCAAAACGCTTTTTCTTCTTATCATGCTGGCACTGCTGCTACCGCATATCCATAAAGTTAACCTGCTTACACTGCCGCTGGAGAAAGGGCTGGCGTTGTCGGCCATTCCGGTTATTTTTACCTCTTTTGGCTTTCACGGCAGCGTGCCCAGTATTATTAGCTATATGAGTGGCGATGTTAAAAAGCTGCGGCGGATATTTATGATCGGCAGCTTTATTCCCCTGGTGGCCTATATTTTCTGGCAGCTGGTAACCCTGGGTAGCATTGGCTCTTCCGCTTTTGCCGCCCTGCTTGCTCAACACGCCGGTTTGAACGGATTGTTACAGGCCATTCGTGACGTGGTGGCATCCCCCCATGTCGAGCTGGCAGTGCATTTATTTGCTGACCTGGCGCTGGCGACATCGTTTCTCGGCGTGGCGCTGGGGCTATTCGATTATCTGGCCGATCTTTTTCAGCGTACAAACACCCCGGCAGGACGCCTGCAAACGGGCCTCCTGACTTTCCTGCCGCCGCTGGCATTTGCCCTGTTTTATCCGCGTGGTTTTGTGATGGCACTGGGTTATGCCGGCGTTGCTCTGGCAGTACTGGCGTTGATCATTCCTTCGCTGCTGACGATGCAAAGCCGCAAGCATAACCCACAGCAAGGCTATCGCGTCGCGGGTGGCCAGCCAGTACTTTGGCTGGTGTTTAGCTGTGGTGTGGCCGTTATTGCCGTGCAATTCTCTATTGTTGCAGGCTGGCTTACCGCGGTAAGTTAA
- a CDS encoding YecA family protein, protein MNSGPLNESELEWLDDVLVKYGNDDSVLDVAELDGLLTAVLSAPYEIEPTDWLLAIWGGAHNVPAWQSEREMERFMALCFQHMADIAERLESYPEQFEPVFGTREVEGCEFTIVEEWCFGYMRGVTLADWSTLPEALQPELDAIALHGLEANFDKLDTLTPQERDRSIDKLEPAALTLYAYWSKNQLPVPVKPVQQPLRVEKAVGRNDPCPCGSGKKFKQCCLH, encoded by the coding sequence ATGAATAGCGGACCACTAAACGAAAGCGAGCTGGAATGGCTTGATGATGTGCTGGTGAAATATGGCAATGATGATAGCGTTCTTGACGTTGCTGAACTTGACGGGCTGCTGACGGCAGTGCTGTCGGCACCGTATGAAATTGAGCCGACTGACTGGCTACTGGCTATTTGGGGTGGCGCGCATAATGTGCCAGCCTGGCAGTCGGAGCGGGAGATGGAGCGGTTCATGGCGCTTTGTTTTCAGCATATGGCTGATATTGCCGAGCGGCTAGAGAGTTATCCTGAACAGTTCGAGCCGGTGTTTGGGACGCGTGAAGTTGAAGGGTGTGAGTTCACTATTGTTGAAGAGTGGTGTTTTGGCTATATGCGCGGTGTGACGCTCGCTGACTGGTCGACATTGCCTGAGGCGCTTCAACCTGAACTGGATGCGATTGCACTGCATGGGCTGGAAGCTAATTTCGATAAACTGGATACGCTGACGCCGCAGGAGCGCGATCGCAGTATTGATAAGCTGGAACCAGCCGCGTTAACGTTATACGCGTACTGGTCCAAAAATCAGCTGCCAGTGCCGGTAAAGCCGGTACAACAGCCTCTGCGAGTAGAAAAAGCGGTCGGTCGTAACGATCCCTGCCCGTGTGGCAGCGGCAAAAAATTCAAACAGTGCTGCCTGCACTAA
- a CDS encoding NUDIX hydrolase has protein sequence MTTLASEEIYRNKWMALREDRIQRADGSEGIYSVIEKPDFVVILPLEDDAIYVVEQFRYPLGERTLELVQGAWEHTLTATPEQVAAGELREETGLVATKMTRIGYQKLAQGYSAQGYHIYLATGLTHHAPSLEPEEYGLTARKIKIHDFMQLILDGKVTDATSVTAFLLAKAKGLIA, from the coding sequence ATGACAACGCTCGCATCTGAAGAGATTTATCGTAATAAGTGGATGGCGCTGCGTGAGGATCGTATTCAGCGGGCAGATGGCAGCGAGGGAATTTATTCCGTTATTGAAAAGCCTGATTTTGTAGTGATCCTGCCGCTTGAAGATGACGCCATATATGTGGTCGAGCAGTTTCGGTATCCGCTGGGGGAGAGAACGCTGGAGCTTGTACAGGGGGCCTGGGAGCATACGTTAACGGCGACGCCAGAGCAGGTTGCTGCCGGTGAGTTACGCGAAGAAACGGGTTTAGTCGCCACAAAGATGACCCGGATAGGGTATCAAAAGTTAGCGCAGGGCTATTCTGCACAGGGATATCATATTTACCTGGCGACCGGACTTACGCATCACGCGCCCTCTTTAGAGCCTGAAGAGTATGGTTTAACCGCGCGCAAAATAAAAATTCACGATTTTATGCAGCTTATACTCGATGGGAAGGTGACGGATGCCACGTCGGTGACCGCGTTTCTGCTGGCTAAAGCTAAGGGTCTGATCGCCTGA
- the pgsA gene encoding CDP-diacylglycerol--glycerol-3-phosphate 3-phosphatidyltransferase has translation MQFNIPTLLTLFRVILIPFFVLAFYMPFAWGPFVCALIFLVAAVTDWFDGFLARRWNQSTRFGAFLDPVADKVLVAIAMVLVAEHYHSWWVTLPAATMIAREIIISALREWMAELGKRSNVAVSWIGKVKTTAQMAALTWLLWRPNEWVTWAGIVLFFVAAVLTLWSMLQYLNAARGDLLEP, from the coding sequence ATGCAATTTAATATCCCTACGTTGCTTACCCTGTTTCGCGTTATTTTGATCCCGTTTTTCGTGTTGGCATTTTATATGCCGTTCGCCTGGGGGCCCTTTGTCTGTGCGCTGATTTTTCTTGTCGCGGCGGTGACCGACTGGTTTGATGGATTTCTGGCCCGCCGCTGGAATCAAAGCACGCGTTTTGGGGCTTTTCTCGATCCGGTTGCCGATAAGGTACTGGTAGCGATCGCCATGGTGCTGGTGGCTGAGCATTATCACAGCTGGTGGGTAACCTTACCGGCCGCGACGATGATCGCGCGTGAAATTATTATCTCCGCCCTGCGCGAGTGGATGGCGGAGCTGGGTAAACGCAGCAACGTAGCGGTATCCTGGATCGGCAAAGTAAAAACGACGGCGCAAATGGCGGCGTTGACCTGGCTTTTATGGCGCCCTAACGAGTGGGTGACGTGGGCAGGCATCGTCCTGTTTTTCGTCGCCGCGGTACTTACCCTGTGGTCAATGCTGCAATATCTGAATGCAGCGCGCGGCGATTTGCTTGAACCGTGA